The Streptomyces noursei ATCC 11455 sequence GACGTCGGCCAGCGCGCCGGTCCGTTCCCCGGCCATGGTGGCGCGCTCGACATAGCGGGCCTCCGGCATCCGGCCGGAGCGCTCCAGGGCGCGGCGGACGCTGGGGAAGGTGCGGCCCAACTTCATCACGACCGCGGAGTCGGCGGCGCTCAGACGGGCCGTCAGCTCCTCCTCGGGCAGGGTGCCCGGGAGGACGGTCAGCACCTCGTCGGCCTCGGTGAGCGGGGTGCCCAGGCGGGCCGCGGCGGCGCTGATGGAGGTGACGCCGGGGATCACCTCGGTCGGGTAGCGGTGGGCCAGCCGCTTGTGCATGTGCTGGTACGAGCCGTAGAAGAACGGGTCGCCCTCGGAGATCACGGCGACGGTGCGGCCGGCGTCGAGGTGGGTGGCGAGCCGTGCCGCGGCCTTCTCGTAGAACTCGTCCAGCGCCCCGCGGTAGCCGCCGGGATGGTCGGTCGACTCGGTGGTGACGGGGTAGACCAGGGCCTCTTCGAGGTGGTCCGGACGGATGTGCCGGGCGGCGATGGAGCGCGCGATGGAGCGTCCGTGCCGGGCGCTGTGGTACGCCACCACATCGGCCTCGGCGATGACCTCCACCGCCCGCACGGTCATCAGGGACGGGTCGCCGGGGCCGAGCCCGACGCCGTAGAGGCGACCGGTGGGCCGCTCCGGGGACTGGGCCGGCTGGTCCGCCGTGCCGTTGCTGACCTGCTGCTCGCTCACGCCTACTCTTCCTCGCTCGCCAGGGCGTTGATCGCGGCCGCGGCCATGGCACTGCCGCCGCGCCGCCCGCGCACCACGATGTGATCCAGCTTCGACGTGTGGTCGATCAGCGCGTCCTTGGACTCGGCCGCACCGATGAAGCCGACCGGGATGCCGAGGACGGCGGCCGGGCGCGGCGCCCCTTCCTCGATCATTTCCAGGAACCGGAAGAGGGCGGTGGGGGCGTTGCCGAAGGCGACCACGGCGCCCTCCATCCGGTCCCGCCACAGTTCGAGGGCCGCGGCGCTGCGCGTGGTGCCCATCCGGGCGGCCAACTCCGGGACGGACGGGTCGCCGAGGGTGCACAGCACCTCGTTGTCCGCAGGCAGCCGCTTACGGGTCACACCGCTGGCCACCATGGTGGCGTCGCACAGGATGGGCGCACCGGCGCGCAGTGCGGCGCGGGCGCTGGCCACGACCCCCGGGGTGAAGGCCAGATCGCGGACGAGGTCGACCATGCCGCAGGCGTGGATCATCCGGACCGCGACCCGGCTGACATCGGCCGGCAGTCCGGAGAGGTCCGCCTCGGCGCGGATGGTGGCGAAGGACTGGCGGTAGATCGCCGCCCCGTCCTTTTCATAGTCGAACGCGGTCACTGGGGCCTCGGGGTGGTGGGTGGAGGGGTGGAAGGAGGAGCGCTGTACGACGCCGCCGGTGTTTCACGTGAAACCAGGGCCGGTTCGGTCGTTTCACGTGAAACCGGCGGCGGGGCAGGGGACTTGGGGAGGACGGCGGTGGTCCGATAGCCGTCGGGCGACGCCAGCACATCGACCCAGGCGCCGTGCGGATGCCCGCAGCGCCGCTCGCAGCCCGACCAGTGGACGGGCAGCCCGACGGGCATGCCGGAGCCGTCTGCCGGCACGGAGCCGTCTGCCGGGACGGATCCGCCCCCGGCGAGCGCGGTCGCCGCATCGCCGCGCACGTCCGTGCGGGACTTGGCGCAGCCGGGCAGGCCCGTGCAGGCGGTGACCCGCCGCCAGGGGGAGGCCGGGTCGGTGATCAGTCCGGCGGTGGCCAGGTCACGCAGCCGCCGGTCCGCCGCGGCGGCGGACAGACCGGGGACGACGATGCCGCGCCAGGGCGTCAGACGCAGTGCGCCGGAGCCGTCGTCGGCGGCGATCCCGGTCAGCAGCCGCCACTGGGCCACGGACAGCCGACCGAGCGGCGCCAGCACCACGAGGGCGCGACGGCCGTCGGACCCCTCGACCGGACCGGGCTCGGTGGCATCGGCGTACGGCGCGGCCGGGTGCGGTCCGACCGCGTCGGTGTACTCCGCGGCGATGCCCACGGCCCGCAGCGCGTCCCCCACCTCCCGGGCGGTCAGCGGCCGTGCGGCGGGAAGTTCACGGACCCGCCAGGCGCCGTCGCCGCGCTCCGCGGCGGCGGCCAGGAAGCACTCGGCGGCGGTCAGCGCCGCCCGCGGGACGTCGTCCGCCGCGATCCGCAGCGCCGCCCGGTCGTCGCCGACCCGGAGCAGCGCCCCGTACCCGGAAGCGGACCCCGGCGGGTACGAGGTGTGCTCCGGGGCCCGTCGGCCCGATTCTGCGAGCAAGCTCACATCGCCGCCGAGGCCCGCTACATCGCCCCGTCCGTCGTCGAGGACGAACAGGAAGCGGCCCGAGAGCGCCGTCGCCGGCTCGCTCGCGCACAGCAGCGCGTCCAGGCTCCGGGCCCACAACCGCACGTCGGAGGGGGTGTGCCGGTCCAGTCCGGCCAGCGGGGACGCCAGCACGTTGCGGATCCGCTCATGGCGTACGGACGGCAGCAGCCCGGCGTCGGCGAGGAGGTCGGCGAGCCGGTGGCCGCAGTCGTCGGGCAGGCCGCGGAGTTCGACGTTTCCGCGGGAGGTGAGCGAGAGGTGGCCGTCGCCGAGCCGCTCCGCGGCGGCCCCCAGCGCGCTCGCCTGGCGCACCGTCAAGTCCCCTGCGGGCAGCCGCACTCGGGCCAGTTGCCCGTCGGCGGCGGAGTGCAGCCGCAGCGCTCCCGGGCAGGCGTCACCGCGGTCCCGTACGGGCGGTCCGGCCCGGTCGGGGCGTGGTGTGGGGGAGGGCGGCATGGCGGCGAGCATACCTACGTCGGTGGATGCCGGAACCGGGGCGAGGGGGTCGTGGAGGGCGGCTCCGAAAGGCCCGCTCCCGCAGCCCGGCCGCAGCCCTTACTATGCAGGTCGGCGGGTCGGCTGACCCGCCGGACGCCAGCGACGGCGTCAAGGGAGGAAGCCCGGTGAGAATCCGGCGCGGTCCCGCCACTGTGAACCCGGCAACCGCCGGGTGAGCCAGGAACTCCCGCCGTCGATACGACCACCCGGGGCGTGGACACCCCGAGGAAGGGCCGCGCCGTGATCCTGCTGCTGTCGACCTCCGACACCGATCTGCTCAGCGCCCGCGCCGCCACCGGCCCCGTGCCGTACCGGCTCGCCAACCCCTCCCGCCTCGACGTCGCCGAACTGCCCGGACTCCTGGACGGCGCCGATCTCGTCGTCGTCCGCCTGCTCGGCGGCCTGCGCGCCTGGCAGGAGGGCCTGGACGTGCTGCTGGCCGCGGACCAGCACCGCCCGGTCGTCGTGCTCACCGGCGAACAGGCCCCCGACGCCCAGCTGATGGAAGCCTCCACGGTCCCGGTCGGCATCGCGGCCGAGGCGCACGCCTACCTCGCGCACGGCGGCCCGGCCAACCTGGAGCAGCTGGCCCGCTTCCTCAGCGACACCGTGCTGCTCACCGGCCACGGCTTCGAGCCGCCCGCGGCCGCGCCGTCCTGGGGGCCGCTGGAGCGCACCGCGGCGGAGGTGACCGGTCCGACGGTGGCCGTGCTCTACTACCGCGCCCACCACATGAGCGGCAACACCCGCTTCGTCCACGACCTGTGCGACCAGATCGAGCGCGCCGGCGGCCGTCCGCTGCCGCTGTACGTCGCTTCGCTGCGGGCTCCCGAGTCGGAGCTGATCGAGGAGCTGCGCGCGGCCGACGCCATCGTCACCACCGTGCTGGCCGCGGGCGGCACCAAGCCCGCCGAGGCGTCCGCGGGCGGGGACGACGAGTCCTGGGACGCGGGTGCGCTGGCCGGTTTGGACGTGCCGGTCCTCCAGGCGCTCTGCCTGACCGGATCGCGGGCCGCCTGGGAGGAGAACGACGAGGGCGTCTCCCCGCTCGACGCCGCCTCGCAGATCGCCGTGCCCGAGTTCGACGGGCGGCTGATCACCGTGCCGTTCTCGTTCAAGGAGGTCGACGAGGACGGGCTCCCGGTCTACGTCGCCGACGCCGAGCGGGCCGCCCGGGTCGCCGGTATCGCCGTCCGGCACGCCCGGCTGCGGCACATCCCGGCCGCCGAGAAGCGGCTGGCGCTGGTGCTCTCCGCGTACCCCACCAAGCACTCCCGGATCGGCAACGCGGTCGGCCTGGACACCCCGGCCAGCGCCGTCGAGCTGCTGCGCCGCCTCCGGTCCGAGGGCTACGACTTCGGCGCGGAGCCGGTGCCCGGCCTGGAGTCCGGCGACGGCGACGAGCTGATCTACGCCCTGATCGAGGCCGGCGGCCACGATCAGGAGTGGCTGACCGAGGAACAGCTGGCCCGCAACCCGGTCCGGATCCCGGCCGCCGACTACCGCCGCTGGTACGGCACGCTGCCGCAGGAGCTCCGCGAGTCCGTCGAGGAGCACTGGGGCCCGCCGCCGGGCGAGATGTTCCTCGACCGCAGCCGGAACCCCGAGGGCGACATCGTGCTGGCCGCGCTGCGCCGCGGCAATCTGCTGATCCTCATCCAGCCGCCGCGCGGCTTCGGCGAGAACCCGATCGCGATCTACCACGACCCCGATCTGCCGCCCTCCCACCACTACTTGGCGGCCTACCGCTGGATCGCCACGCCCGCCGCCGACGGCGGCTTCGGCGCCGACGCCATGGTCCACCTCGGCAAGCACGGCAATCTGGAGTGGCTGCCCGGCAAGAACGCCGGACTCTCCGCCGCCTGCGGCCCGGACGCGGCCCTCGGCGACCTGCCGCTCGTCTACCCGTTCCTGGTCAACGACCCGGGCGAGGGCACCCAGGCCAAGCGCCGGGTGCACGCCACCCTCGTCGACCACCTCGTCCCGCCGATGGCCCGCGCGGACTCCTACGGCGACATCGCCCGCCTCGAGCAGCTGCTCGACGAGTACGCCGCGATCTCCTCGATGGACCCGGCCAAGCT is a genomic window containing:
- a CDS encoding precorrin-8X methylmutase; translated protein: MTAFDYEKDGAAIYRQSFATIRAEADLSGLPADVSRVAVRMIHACGMVDLVRDLAFTPGVVASARAALRAGAPILCDATMVASGVTRKRLPADNEVLCTLGDPSVPELAARMGTTRSAAALELWRDRMEGAVVAFGNAPTALFRFLEMIEEGAPRPAAVLGIPVGFIGAAESKDALIDHTSKLDHIVVRGRRGGSAMAAAAINALASEEE
- the cobG gene encoding precorrin-3B synthase; the protein is MLAAMPPSPTPRPDRAGPPVRDRGDACPGALRLHSAADGQLARVRLPAGDLTVRQASALGAAAERLGDGHLSLTSRGNVELRGLPDDCGHRLADLLADAGLLPSVRHERIRNVLASPLAGLDRHTPSDVRLWARSLDALLCASEPATALSGRFLFVLDDGRGDVAGLGGDVSLLAESGRRAPEHTSYPPGSASGYGALLRVGDDRAALRIAADDVPRAALTAAECFLAAAAERGDGAWRVRELPAARPLTAREVGDALRAVGIAAEYTDAVGPHPAAPYADATEPGPVEGSDGRRALVVLAPLGRLSVAQWRLLTGIAADDGSGALRLTPWRGIVVPGLSAAAADRRLRDLATAGLITDPASPWRRVTACTGLPGCAKSRTDVRGDAATALAGGGSVPADGSVPADGSGMPVGLPVHWSGCERRCGHPHGAWVDVLASPDGYRTTAVLPKSPAPPPVSRETTEPALVSRETPAASYSAPPSTPPPTTPRPQ
- the cobN gene encoding cobaltochelatase subunit CobN — its product is MILLLSTSDTDLLSARAATGPVPYRLANPSRLDVAELPGLLDGADLVVVRLLGGLRAWQEGLDVLLAADQHRPVVVLTGEQAPDAQLMEASTVPVGIAAEAHAYLAHGGPANLEQLARFLSDTVLLTGHGFEPPAAAPSWGPLERTAAEVTGPTVAVLYYRAHHMSGNTRFVHDLCDQIERAGGRPLPLYVASLRAPESELIEELRAADAIVTTVLAAGGTKPAEASAGGDDESWDAGALAGLDVPVLQALCLTGSRAAWEENDEGVSPLDAASQIAVPEFDGRLITVPFSFKEVDEDGLPVYVADAERAARVAGIAVRHARLRHIPAAEKRLALVLSAYPTKHSRIGNAVGLDTPASAVELLRRLRSEGYDFGAEPVPGLESGDGDELIYALIEAGGHDQEWLTEEQLARNPVRIPAADYRRWYGTLPQELRESVEEHWGPPPGEMFLDRSRNPEGDIVLAALRRGNLLILIQPPRGFGENPIAIYHDPDLPPSHHYLAAYRWIATPAADGGFGADAMVHLGKHGNLEWLPGKNAGLSAACGPDAALGDLPLVYPFLVNDPGEGTQAKRRVHATLVDHLVPPMARADSYGDIARLEQLLDEYAAISSMDPAKLPAIRAQIWTLIQAAKLDHDLGLEERPDDDGFDDFLLHVDGWLCEVKDAQIRDGLHVLGAAPVGEARVNLVLAILRARQIWGGTSALPGLREALGLDESAATRTAADDAEALARTLVQTMEDAAWDPSAVTRVADGHPAAVADILDFAARQVVPRLAATTDELDHAVHALNGGFVPAGPSGSPLRGLVNVLPTGRNFYSVDPKAVPSRLAWETGQALADSLLDRYRDDNGDWPESVGLSLWGTSAMRTSGDDVAEALALLGVRPVWDDASRRVTGLEAIPLDELGRPRVDVTLRISGFFRDAFPHVIGLLDDAVRLAAGLDEPADRNFVRAHSQADLAAHGDERRATTRIFGSRPGTYGAGLLQLIDSRDWRTDADLAEVYTVWGGYAYGRGLEGRPAREEMETAYKRIAVAAKNTDTREHDIADSDDYFQYHGGMVATVKALKGKAPEAYIGDSTRPETVRTRTLVEETSRVFRARVVNPRWIEAMRRHGYKGAFELAATVDYLFGYDATTGVVADWMYDKLAQTYVLDPENRAFLQEANPWALHGIAERLLEAESRGMWEKPDAETLAALREAFLETEGELEGED